From a region of the uncultured Draconibacterium sp. genome:
- a CDS encoding (deoxy)nucleoside triphosphate pyrophosphohydrolase — MIQVTCAIIIDHGKILIAQNNESSDHSFQWEFPGGKVKSGETEKECIAREIKEELNLTVEVVEALISVEYDYKIKAIRLIPFVCSLVSGEMKLNNHKEVKWMTIDELGELDLAEADKVLIQMDENRMRLKKYLGK, encoded by the coding sequence ATGATTCAAGTTACCTGCGCCATAATAATCGATCACGGAAAAATCCTTATTGCTCAAAACAACGAAAGCTCGGATCATTCTTTTCAGTGGGAATTCCCCGGGGGAAAAGTAAAATCCGGAGAAACAGAAAAAGAGTGTATTGCTCGTGAAATAAAAGAAGAATTAAACTTGACGGTTGAAGTGGTGGAAGCACTAATATCGGTTGAATACGATTATAAAATTAAAGCCATTCGTTTGATTCCTTTTGTTTGTTCATTGGTTTCAGGTGAAATGAAACTGAACAATCATAAGGAAGTTAAATGGATGACTATTGACGAATTGGGCGAACTTGATTTGGCCGAGGCTGATAAGGTGTTAATTCAAATGGATGAAAACCGTATGCGTTTAAAGAAATACCTTGGGAAATAG